Within the Nocardioides humi genome, the region CCGGCGCTTCGAGTGGAAGTGCGACAGCCTCAACGAGCCCTCCCGGCGCGCGGCGCTGCGGCTCGGGTTCATCGAGGAGGGCCGCTTCCGCCACCACATGGTCACCCAGGGCCGCAACCGCGACACCGACTGGTTCTCGGTCACCGACGCCGAGTGGCCGCGCGTCCGCGCGGCCCACGAGCGGTGGCTGGACCCGGGCAACTTCGACGACGCCGGGTGGCAGCGCGCCTCGCTGGGCGCGCTCACGTCCTCCTAGCGACCGAGGACCTGCAGCACCGACTCCGCCTGCGCCCGGGCCCCGGCGGAGTTGGGGTGTGCGGGGACGGCGACCGCGAGGCCGTTGAGGGAGATCACGCCCAGCCCCTCGACGTACCTCGTCAGCGGGCCGGTGCACACGTGGTGGCCGGTGCTGAGCGGGTGGGTGTCGACCAGCTCCGCGCCGCCGCGCTGCGCCGCCCGGGCCAGCATGGCGTTGAGCTGCGCGAAGACCCCGTGCAGGTAGGCCATGTCGGCGTTGGTGATCGGCACGACCGGCCAGCAGCCCCGCTCCGGGATGGCGTCGAGGTAGTTGACCAGCAGCACCCGCGCGTGCGGCGAGCGGCGGCGGATCTCCTGCAGCGCCGCCACCACCTTGTCCTCGGAGGCGACGATGTTCTCGGCCAGCTGATCCACGCCGCCGCGGGTGAACCGCTGCTTGCACGCGCCCAGCGGCGGCTGGGAGACGTCGATCAGCGGCAGCACGTCGGGCAGCGGCAGCGCGGGCGCGGGAATGCCGATCGGCGAGAGCGAGATGCACGACATCGCACCGCTGGCGATGCCGGCGTCGTTGCCCCCGATGCCGACCGTCACGAGGTCGGTGGTCGGCGTGAGCCGGTCGAACTGCGGGGCGTTGACGCCCCCGAGCGGCAGCCGCTGCGGCTGCGTGAAGTGATCGGTGGTCGCCGACCCGCAGGTCGCGTCCCGGAAGGTCGCGACGCCGAGCCGCTTCGCGACCAGCTTCGGGTAGTTGCTGTGCGACTGCGCGCAGTCGATCGGCACGTGGGTCGCGTCGGGCAGGCCGTCCTTGTCCAGGAAGACCACGTCCGCCGACCACGAGTCGCCCAGCGCGACGTACTCGTCGTAGGCCGGCTCGGCGGCGGCTGGTTCGGCGGCGGCCGGGGCGGCGTGTGTCGGAGCCTGGACGGCGACGGCGAGCGCCGGGGCGGCCAGGGACAGGAGGCCGAGCAGGGTGGAGGTACGACGAGGGAGCATGCTCTCCACAACGAGCGGATGTGACAGCGGTCACTCCCGCCCTCGTGTCGGAGGGGCGTGCTTGGCTCCCTCCATGGACCAGCGGATCAGCTTCATCACCCTCGCCGTGGCCGACCTCGACGCCACCCGCCGCTTCTACCGCGACGGGCTCGGGTGGACGCCGGAGCTCGACGTGCCCGGCGAGGTGCTGATGTTCCGGGCCGGTCAGCACCTCGTGCTGTCGCTGTGGGAGCGCAGCCACTTCGAGGCCGAGGTCGGTGCCACCATGACCGGGCCGGGCGTCGCACCGCTGACGATCGCCCACAACCTGTCCACGGCCGAGGGCGTCGACGAGGTGCTGGCGACGGCCCGGTCCGCCGGCGCGGCGGTCGTGCAGCCGGCCGAGCAGCGCGACTGGGGCGGCTACTCCGGCTACTTCGCCGACCCCGACGGCTACCGGTGGGAGATCGCCTACAACCCCGGCCCGGTGGGGGAGGTGGTGCTTCCGTGAGCTGACCTTCGGAGGCGGCCCTCCGGCTCTCCTGCTTTCCGGCTCTCCGGGCCCTGCGGACTCAGGGGCGGGGGGATCCGAGATCGGGGCGCTCGGTGCCGAGCAGGTCGCTGGCCAGCGGGCGACCGGCGGTGTCGAAGGCCCGTGTCTCGAGGACGATCCCGTCGAGGGGGAGCTCGGTGTCGGCCCAGGCCGCGACGTAGACGTAGCCGTCGCTGGGGACCGCGCTGCGCCAGGTGCCGGGAGCGGTCGCGGTGCCGACCCGCATCTCCACCCGGCCGACGGCGGGGTCGACGCGGTACGACCGGTCGACGCCGAGGTCGGTGACCACCCCGGGGCGGTCGAGCGGGGTCGCGTAGCTCCACCCGCCCGCGTCGACGCTCGTCAGCGGCCGGTCGGCGCTCGGCTGCTCGACCACCGACTTCGACTGCGGTCCGGCGACCATCGACCCGTCCGTGCCGTAGGCGGCGTCGCGGCACAGGTACTCCGTGCCCGTCGCCGCGTCCCGGGCGAGGACGACCGCGACCGCTCCGCTGCCGGTGCGGGCCTCCTGGGTGAAGACCGGGGCGTAGCGGCCGGCGTCGAAACCCATCGACCGGGCGCAGTGGTCGATCACCCGCTGGGCCGCACCCGGCGACAGCGGGCCACCGCCGATGTCGTCGACGGGGGTGGTCGGTGTGGTGGTCGCGGTGGGCACGGTGGTGGTCGCGGCGGGACGGGGGCGGGAGCCGTCGCCCCCAGGAGCACCGCGCTCCCGGTCGCGATCACGCCGACGGCGGCGGCCGCCGCCAGCGGCAGCTGCCACGCCGGACGCGGCCGTCGGGGCGCGGGCGCGGCGGACAGGACCTCGCGGAGGATCTCGTCGCGGCGTGCCGGAGCGAGCGTGGGACGGGGTACGTCGTGGGGGCTGAGCGGGTTCATCGACGCTCCTCCTGTTCGGTCGGTTCGGTCGGTTCGGTCGGTTCGGTCGGTTCGGTCGGGGCGAGCACGGCGCCGAGCCGCGTGCGGGCGCGGGAGACCCGGGACTTCACGGTGCCCTCGGCCACGCCGAGGACGTGGGCGGCCTCGGCGATCGAGAGCTCCTCCCAGACGACCAGCTCCACGGCCTCCCGCTGCCCGCTCGGCAGGCCGGCCAGGGCCCGGCGCACGTCGGCCATGCGCCGCTCGTCGTCGACCCGGCGGGCCACGTCGTCGGCGTGGTCCTCCTCGTGACGGCCGGGCTCGTGCTGCTCGATGCGGTCCCGCAGCACCCGGAGCCGCCGCGCCGACCGGCTCAGGTTGCGGCACTCGTTGGCCGCGATCCGCAGCAGCAGCGGTCGTGCGGTAGGGAGCTCGAGGCGGGGCAGTCGTCCCTCGGTCGCCTGCCGCCAGACGGTGGTGAACGCCGCCTGGACGACGTCCTCCGCGCCGCCGGTCGACGCCGTACGACGGAAGGCGAAGCGGAAGACCGCGTCGACATGCCGCTCGTAGAGCGTCGCCAGCGCGGCGGCGTCGCCCCGGCGCAGGAGCTCCCAGTGATCGGTGTCGGCACCGTCCACGAGGACTCCTTCGGAGGTCGGCGGTGGGCACATCGGCGGGGTGCGGGTCGGCGGGCTCACACAGGAGAAGGGTCCGCGAGGGACGGCTCGGTTCCCTCTCCGGCAACTCCCTCTCCGGCAACTCCCTCTCCGGCAACTCCCTCTCCGGTGACCAGTGTGCCGACGTCACGCAGCACGGCGAGCAGGTGCCGGCGTACGCCGGTGGTGGCGCCGGCCCGGTGCACCGCGACCAGGGTGCGGTGCATCGGCGGGTCGAAGCCGCGCGAGACCACGCCGGGCAGCGGCGCCCGGCGCGGGTCGAGGCTGTGCCACAGGCAGGAGGCGACGCCGCTGCTGACCGCCGCCAGCCAGGCGTGCCGCTCGTCGGTCTCGACGGCGACCTCGGGGGTGATCCCGCAGCCCGCGAAGAAGGCATCGAGCGTGGCCCGCCGGTCCGAGCCGGGCGTGGGCAGCACGAGCGGCACGGTGCCGAGATCGGCGAAGGTCACCGGATCCGGCAGCTCGACGTGCGCCGGGGAGTAGAGCCGCACCTCGGCCCGCCCGATCGCGACCTGGGCGAGGTCGCCGGGCACCCGGCTGTCGCAGAGCCCGAGATCGGCTCGGCCCTGCACGACGAGCGCGGCGACCTCGGCCGAGCTGCTGCCGCCGAGCAGGCGGGCGTGGACCGCGATGCCGTGCTCGCGGAGCCCGGCGAGGATCGGTACGGCGAGCGCCGCCTGCAGGGTGGGCGAGGCGGCGATCACCAGCGGCGTCGCCGCCGGTGCCGCGGCGGCGGTGCTGCGGAGCGCGTCGATGCCGCGGAGCACGGCCCGGGCCCGGTGCACGACGGCGTCCCCGCTCGGCGTGAGCACGACACCGCGCCCGTCCCGTGCGAACAGCGCGAGACCCAGCTCCCGCTCCAGCTGGCGGACGGCGCGGCTCAGCGCGGGCTGGGCCACGAACAGCGCCGCCGCCGCGGCGGTCATGCTGCCGTGCTCGGCCGTCGCGACGACGTACCGCAGCTGCTGGATGTTCATCTCGTCCGTGCCTCGATGCTCGCGACCCATGCCGAACGGGTCTTGGACGGGCCACTGCCCGCACCCCGAATCTAGAACGCGTTCCACTCCGGTACCACCCCAGCGAGGAGTTCGCGATGCGCCCCGTCCCCACCGTCCCCCTGCTCCCACGCCTCCTCGCGGTCGGCGTCGGTCTCGCCGCCGGTCTCGCCGGCATCGTCGCGGCGGCTCCGGTGACCACCGCCGCGCCATCGGCCGGAGCAGCGCCATCGGCCGGAGCAGCACCGTCGGCCGCCGCTGCGGCGCCCGCGACCGCGCCGGCCCCGGCCACGCCGCTCGCCGGCCTCAGGGTGCTGCTCACCAACGACGACAGCGCCCGTGGTGCCGATGCGGGCTACGGCACCGACGGCAAGGGCCTCTACGTGCTGCGTCGCGCCCTGTGCACCGCCGGCGCGGACGTCCTCGTCGTCGCCCCGTGGTCGCAGCAGAGCGGCGCCGGCGCGCGGATGACCACGCCCGGGTTCACGCCGGTGTCGATCACGGTGCAGGCCGTGACCCCGCCGGCGGCGTACGCCGACGACTGCGCCGGCACCTCGACCGGCGGCGCCGTCTTCGGCGTCTGCGTCGCCGCCGCGCCGTGCACGTCCGCCTCGCCGTCGGCCTCGCCCGCCGACGCGGTCCACGTGGGCCTGAGCAGGTTCGCGCGGGACTACTGGAGCGGCGGGCCGGACGTCGTCCTGTCCGGCACCAACTTCGGCCAGAACATCGGCGCGACGCTCAACCACTCCGGCACCGTCGGCGCCGTCGTCACCGCGCACGAGTACGGCGTCCCGGCGCTCGCCGTCAGCGCCGAGGTCCCGCGCGACCTGGCCCAGATCCCCAACGTCCCGTTCGCCGCCGCGGGCGACTTCGCCGTCAGGCTGCTCGCGACGCTGGTCAAGCACCGGGCGCTCACCGGCAGCCTGGTGCTCAACGTGAACTACCCGTTCGTCGGCCCCGGCGAGAAGCTGGGCCGGGCGGTCCGGGCGGAGGTGGGCCGGAGCAGCGACCTCGGCCTGACCTTCCTCGACGACGTGCCGGCCGCCGGCGGCACCTACCGCCTCGTCGCCGGCGACCCGGCCCGCGAGACCCGCCCCGGTGCCGACACGACGGCCCTCGCCCGCAACGACATCCCGGTCACCGCGCTCGACGGCGACTGGGGCCGGTCGCTGCCGCTGCAGGTCTGGCTGCTGGTCGCGACGCTGCGCTGACCAATGCCCCGGACTCCCTGCCGGGGGACCCGCCACGATGGCACAGTGGGAGGCGTGGCGGGCACCCCGGCAGGCGAGCTGCTGACGCAGGCCGTCGGCGCCCTGGTCGCCGAGATCCGCGACGGCCGGGAGCCGGCGCTGGCCGACGAGCCGGACGCGGTGCACCAGCTGCGCACGTCGGTACGCCGGCTCCGCAACGTCCTCGCCGGCTTCGGCCGCTACGTCGAGAAGAGGCCCGCGCGCGTGCTGCGCGGCCACCTGGCGTCGTACGGCGCGCTGCTGGGCGCCGGACGCGACCTGGAGGTGCGGGCCGAGGACTGCCGGCGGGTGCTCGCCGAGGTCGGCCGGACCGACCTGGAGCCCGCGCTGGTCGCCCCGCTCCTCGCGGCCCACGACGGCGCGCACACCGTGCTCGTCGACTGGCACGCCTCGCCCGACGCCGTCGCACTCGACCGGCTGCTCGCCCGCTGGGGCGACGAGGTGCCGCTCACCCGCCGGGCCGGCCGGCGCGCGGACCGGGTGAGCACGAAGGTGCTGGACCGCGAGGTGCGCCGGGTCCTCGACCGCGCGGCCCAGGGCGAGACCTCCCACGAGGTCCGCAAGGCCGCCCGCCGGCTGCGCCATGTCGCCGACGCCGTGGGGGAGCGCGACCTGGCGCGGCTGGGCAAGGAGGTGCAGGGCCGCCTCGGCGACCACCGCGACGCCCTGCTCCTCGCCGGCCATCTGTGGTCCGCCGGCGCCCCGGCCGTCGTCGTCGCCCACGTCGAGGCGGCCGCGAGCAGCGCGCTCGACGGCCTCCCCGAGGCCCTCGACGCCCTCCGCCGCGTGCACGGAATCTGAGACCGCCGTCTTGCGATCTGGGACGAAGTGCGACACTGGTTCGACGGCACGACGTGCGGCGGCTACGGTGGCTCCATGCTTGACCTGATTCTCGTACGCACCGGACGCGCCGGCTGAGCCTGACCAGGACTTCCGTCAGACGAACGCCAGCGCGTCCACCCCTCGTTGCCCAGCAACCGAGGGGTTTTTTGTTGAGTACGACATAGCCACCACAGCAGAGACAAGGAACGACTCGGATGAGTGAGCAGCAGGGGTCGGGCGCCGATGCCCAGGCAGAGGGCATCACCGGAGCACAGAGCCTGGTCCGGTCCCTCGAGGCGGCCGGGGTCACCGACATCTTCGGCATCCCGGGCGGCGCCATCCTCCCGGCGTACGACCCGCTGATGGACAGCAGCATCCGCCACGTCCTCGTGCGCCACGAGCAGGGCGCTGGGCACGCCGCGCAGGGGTACGCCGCCGCGTCCGGGAAGGTCGGCGTCTGCATGGCCACCTCCGGACCGGGCGCGACCAACCTGGTGACGCCGCTCGCGGACGCCCACATGGACTCGCTGCCGATGGTCGCCATCACCGGCCAGGTCGGGGCCTCGCTGATCGGCACCGACGCCTTCCAGGAGGCCGACATCCGCGGCATCACGATGCCGATCACCAAGCACAGCTTCCTGGTGACCGACCCCGCGGAGATCCCGACCAAGATCGCCGAGGCCTTCCACATCGCCTCCACCGGCCGCCCCGGCCCGGTGCTGGTCGACGTCACGAAGTCCGCGCTCCAGGCCGGCACGACCTTCGACTGGCCCACCGAGCTCAACCTGCCCGGCTACCGCCCGGTGACCCGGCCGCACGCCAAGCAGATCCGCGAGGCCGCCCGGCTGATCCTCGAGTCCCGCAAGCCGGTGCTGTACGTCGGCGGCGGCACCATCCGCTCCGGCGCGTCGAAGGAGCTGCTGGCCCTCGCGGAGCTGACCGGCATCCCGGTGGTCACCACGCTGATGGCGCGCGGCGCGTTCCCCGACAGCCACCCGCAGCACCTCGGCATGCCCGGCATGCACGGCACCGTCGCGGCCGTCGCGGCGCTGCAGAAGAGCGACCTGATCATCAGCCTCGGCGCCCGCTTCGACGACCGCGTCACCGGCAACCTCGACTCGTTCGCGCCCGGCGCGAAGGTGATCCACGCCGACATCGACCCCGCCGAGATCGGCAAGAACCGCTTCGCCGACGTCCCGATCGTGGGCGATGTCCGCGAGGTCCTGGTCGACCTGGTCACCACCCTGCGCACCGAGCAGGACGCCGGCAACACCGGCGACTACGAGGGCTGGGTGGCGTTCTGCGCCGGCGTGAAGAAGAAGTACCCCTCGGGTACGACGCGCCGGCCGACGGCGGCCTCGCCCCGCAGTACGTCCTCGAGCGCCTCGGCGTCCTCTCCGGCCCCGACACGATCTACACCGCCGGCGTCGGCCAGCACCAGATGTGGGCGGCCCACTTCGTCGGCTACGAGCGCCCCAACACCTGGATCAACTCCGGGGGCTGGGCACCATGGGCTTCTCCGTCCCGGCCGCGATGGGCGCCAAGGTCGCGATGCCCGACCAGACGGTGTGGGCGGTCGACGGCGACGGCTGCTTCCAGATGACCAACCAGGAGCTCGCCACCTGCGCGATCAACGACATCCCGATCAAGGTCGCGGTCATCAACAACGAGTCGCTCGGCATGGTGCGCCAGTGGCAGACGCTGTTCTACAACGAGCGCTACTCCAACACCGACCTGCACTCCAAGCGGATCCCCGACTTCGTCAAGCTCGCCGACGCCTACGGCTGCGTGGGCCTGGCCTGCGAGTCGCCCGACGACGTCGACGCGACGATCCAGAAGGCGATGGAGATCAACGACGTGCCCGTCGTCGTCGACTTCCGGGTCCACCGCGACGCCATGGTGTGGCCGATGGTCGCCGCCGGCACGAGCAACAACGACATCAAGTACGCGCGCGACCTGGCGCCCCAGTTCGACGAGGACGACCTCTGATGGCCAAGCACACCCTGTCCGTCCTCGTCGAGGACAAGCCCGGCGTCTTGGCGCGGATCTCCGCGCTGTTCAGCCGCCGCGGCTTCAACATCGAGTCCCTCGCCGTCGGTCCGACCGAGCACGAGGAGATCTCCCGGATGACGATCGTCGTCAACGTCGAGTCCTCGCCGCTGGAGCAGGTGACCAAGCAGCTCAACAAGCTGGTCGAGGTGATCAAGATCGTCGAGCTCGACGCGGCCGCGTCGGTCACCCGCGAGCTGGTGCTCGTCAAGGTCGGCGCCACGGCGGAGAACCGCGGCGAGGTCCTCGACGTGGTCCAGCTGTTCCGGGCGAAGGTCATCGACGTCGCCTCGGACGCGATCACCATGCAGATCGTCGGCAACGACGGCAAGATCGCCGACTTCCTGCGCGTGCTCGAGCCCTTCGGCATCCGCGAGCTCGTGCAGTCCGGCATGGTGGCCATCGGCCGCGGGTCGCGCTCCATCTCCGAGCGCAGCAAGCCCGTCGCCGTCCCCGTGCCGCCCGCCGCCCACGCCTGAGAACCCCACCCCATCCCCAACCAGCAAGGAGAAGCCCGACGTGGCTGAGATCTACTACGACGACGACGCCGACCTGTCCCTGATCCAGGGCAAGCACGTCGCCGTCATCGGTTACGGCAGCCAGGGCCACGCCCACGCGCTGAACCTGCGCGACTCGGGTGTCGACGTCCGCGTCGGCCTCAAGGAGGGCTCGAAGAGCCGCGCCAAGGCCGAGGAGGAGGGCCTGCGGGTCCTC harbors:
- a CDS encoding SGNH/GDSL hydrolase family protein, which codes for MLPRRTSTLLGLLSLAAPALAVAVQAPTHAAPAAAEPAAAEPAYDEYVALGDSWSADVVFLDKDGLPDATHVPIDCAQSHSNYPKLVAKRLGVATFRDATCGSATTDHFTQPQRLPLGGVNAPQFDRLTPTTDLVTVGIGGNDAGIASGAMSCISLSPIGIPAPALPLPDVLPLIDVSQPPLGACKQRFTRGGVDQLAENIVASEDKVVAALQEIRRRSPHARVLLVNYLDAIPERGCWPVVPITNADMAYLHGVFAQLNAMLARAAQRGGAELVDTHPLSTGHHVCTGPLTRYVEGLGVISLNGLAVAVPAHPNSAGARAQAESVLQVLGR
- a CDS encoding VOC family protein translates to MDQRISFITLAVADLDATRRFYRDGLGWTPELDVPGEVLMFRAGQHLVLSLWERSHFEAEVGATMTGPGVAPLTIAHNLSTAEGVDEVLATARSAGAAVVQPAEQRDWGGYSGYFADPDGYRWEIAYNPGPVGEVVLP
- a CDS encoding RNA polymerase sigma factor, which gives rise to MDGADTDHWELLRRGDAAALATLYERHVDAVFRFAFRRTASTGGAEDVVQAAFTTVWRQATEGRLPRLELPTARPLLLRIAANECRNLSRSARRLRVLRDRIEQHEPGRHEEDHADDVARRVDDERRMADVRRALAGLPSGQREAVELVVWEELSIAEAAHVLGVAEGTVKSRVSRARTRLGAVLAPTEPTEPTEPTEPTEQEERR
- a CDS encoding LysR family transcriptional regulator, coding for MNIQQLRYVVATAEHGSMTAAAAALFVAQPALSRAVRQLERELGLALFARDGRGVVLTPSGDAVVHRARAVLRGIDALRSTAAAAPAATPLVIAASPTLQAALAVPILAGLREHGIAVHARLLGGSSSAEVAALVVQGRADLGLCDSRVPGDLAQVAIGRAEVRLYSPAHVELPDPVTFADLGTVPLVLPTPGSDRRATLDAFFAGCGITPEVAVETDERHAWLAAVSSGVASCLWHSLDPRRAPLPGVVSRGFDPPMHRTLVAVHRAGATTGVRRHLLAVLRDVGTLVTGEGVAGEGVAGEGVAGEGTEPSLADPSPV
- a CDS encoding 5'/3'-nucleotidase SurE; this encodes MRPVPTVPLLPRLLAVGVGLAAGLAGIVAAAPVTTAAPSAGAAPSAGAAPSAAAAAPATAPAPATPLAGLRVLLTNDDSARGADAGYGTDGKGLYVLRRALCTAGADVLVVAPWSQQSGAGARMTTPGFTPVSITVQAVTPPAAYADDCAGTSTGGAVFGVCVAAAPCTSASPSASPADAVHVGLSRFARDYWSGGPDVVLSGTNFGQNIGATLNHSGTVGAVVTAHEYGVPALAVSAEVPRDLAQIPNVPFAAAGDFAVRLLATLVKHRALTGSLVLNVNYPFVGPGEKLGRAVRAEVGRSSDLGLTFLDDVPAAGGTYRLVAGDPARETRPGADTTALARNDIPVTALDGDWGRSLPLQVWLLVATLR
- a CDS encoding CHAD domain-containing protein; translation: MAGTPAGELLTQAVGALVAEIRDGREPALADEPDAVHQLRTSVRRLRNVLAGFGRYVEKRPARVLRGHLASYGALLGAGRDLEVRAEDCRRVLAEVGRTDLEPALVAPLLAAHDGAHTVLVDWHASPDAVALDRLLARWGDEVPLTRRAGRRADRVSTKVLDREVRRVLDRAAQGETSHEVRKAARRLRHVADAVGERDLARLGKEVQGRLGDHRDALLLAGHLWSAGAPAVVVAHVEAAASSALDGLPEALDALRRVHGI
- the ilvN gene encoding acetolactate synthase small subunit; this encodes MAKHTLSVLVEDKPGVLARISALFSRRGFNIESLAVGPTEHEEISRMTIVVNVESSPLEQVTKQLNKLVEVIKIVELDAAASVTRELVLVKVGATAENRGEVLDVVQLFRAKVIDVASDAITMQIVGNDGKIADFLRVLEPFGIRELVQSGMVAIGRGSRSISERSKPVAVPVPPAAHA